The Candidatus Latescibacter sp. DNA window GCAGTTTTCAAATGAATCGGCGCCGTCCAGATACGGAAACCACTCTTTGTACCCTACGGTATCCAGAGAAGGCAGGCCGCGAGCATATCCCCGGGCCAGAATCGCAGAAAGTTCATCGAGCAGCCCCGCTTTCACCATCCGATCCACCCGCTCGTTGATCCGCCGGTATAATACCGGGCGCCCAAGAGCTATCCCGACTGAAAAGTAATCATATTCTCCGCCGGTAATCTTCGCGTTTTTCCTTAGCTCCGAGTAAACCTGCCCGGTGGAATAAAAGATTTCCAGCGAACGCAGCACACGGAATGTATCATGCACGTGGAGCTCCGCCGCCCGCACGGGATCAACCTGCTCCAGTTTGTTGTACAGGGCATCCCCGCCATACTCAGCAAGCTCCCGTGCAAGCTCATTCCGAAGTTCCGCATCAACAGATATCCCTTCTGAAAGACCCTGCATGAACGCTTCGATGTAGAATCCGGTTCCTCCGGAGATGATCGGCAGCTTCCCGCGCTCCAGAATTCCGCTCACCGCTCCTGAAGCCCTCCGCACCCATTCTCCGGCGCTGAACGGTTCATCCGGCTCGATGATGCCGATAAGGTGATGAGGTATTCGCTCTCTTTCTTCCCGCGATGGCTTGGCGGTGCCTATATCCAGGTAACGGTATACCTTGCGTGAATCGGCGCTCACGATTTCGCCGTTGAAACGTTCCGCCGCGCGGAGGGCAAACTCCTTCTTTCCGGAGGCTGTCGGCCCGGCTATGATGAGCACTTTATGATTCATATCAATTTTTTTGCCTACATCTGTTTTATTATGTTTTATTTCCGCTTCCGAGTCAGAACATACAGCGGACTACCCTCTGGCTCCATGATAACATCGTATAGAAATACGGTATTGTATAGATATAGTTTATCATTTTTTCGTTCGTAAGCATAGAACTTTGCACCTTTTGTATCCTTTTCTGCGGGAATAGAAAAGTGATCGCAATGTGCGAGCACACAATCAAGGCCTATTTCGTAGATAAACGTTTTATTCGGCCACTTGGCTTCACTATCGTCTGTGAACAGGAACCTCCTCCCGGAGGTATCCGTGTATGTTCCCGCGAGGACGATCCTGTTCACAAATTTCTCCATCGAGGGACGAACCCGGATGAATCGGATCCGCTGCTCCTTACCTTTGTCGGTGAAAACCCAAGAGAGGTCATCGAAAGAACCGTCCGGGAAAACAATCCGGTCATCCATCGTTTCACGGCCGCTGACCTCTTCCTTGTTAAATATCAGAGAGTACGTGTCAGTTCCGGCGACTTTGAGGCTGTCAATTGTGTAAGGCAACCCTTCATGAAAATTGAAATCAATTATCCATTTGAATCCTTCATGGATTTTTGTGAATCTGATGGCCGTATAGTAAATTCCTTTCACTGACGCCCGTGGCGATAAGGTTTTCCTGAGAGAATCCACATACGTTTTATTGAGCCAGTCTCCGAGGAGATCGTTAATGGAGACTTTTGCCTCCTGCACCTCAGCAGCCCCAGCGAGAGTGAGAAGGATACAACCCGCCGATACACCATTCATGAGTCTGCTCATATTTCCTTCTTTTCTAAGGAACACATAACTATCGTTACACCATGCGCGCCTTACCGCCCGAACCTGCGGTCAAGTTCATCAAGGGTCAGTTTCACCACCGTGGGCCTGCCATGCGGGCAGACAAAGGGCGACCGTGCCGCGAACAGCCTGTCCACCAGGTACTGCATCTCTGCCTGATTGAGGGACTTTCCGGCCTTGATTGCGGAACGGCAGGCCACAGCGGCGGCGAACTTGTCCATGTAGCCGGAGGTGATTTTGCCGTGGATGCGCATTTCCTCGATGAACTCGGAAAAAATTCTCCCCTCGCCGAATTCGGTCATCCCGGAAGGTATGGCATCCACGATGACCGAGCGCTCGCCGAATTCACGGACTCCGAAACCGATCTGGTTCAGGAAGGGAATCATCTGCGCCAGGACATCGAAATCCGCGCCCGAGAAATCAAGGGTCAGCGGAAAGAGGAGCTGCTGTGCCGGGGCCTGCTTACCCTGGATGCGGTCGAGAGTTTCCTCGTAGAGGATGCGTTCGTGGGCGACGTGCTGATCGATGATGATCGCTCCCTCCTTGATTGTGGATACGATATAGCGGTCTTTCAACTGCCAAAAAGACGGCGCTTCATAGGACTGTACAGACTCCCGGAGACCCGGAGCGAAACTGTCTCTCTCCGGTTCCCGCACGGCGGCTGGAAATTCCATACCTGTCTGCCCGCCGCTGCTTTTCTCCGGGATACGGGGTATATCATCCTGCCAGTGGTCAGGCGGCGGATTGTACATGGTCACCGGGGTGACTTTCTGACGGTAATCGCTGAACGGCCATCGCGTCTCCGCAAGATCGGGTGCCGCCGCCATACTCTGGATCACCTCCGCCACAGCCTCCTTCAGCGCCTGAAGAAGGGGAAATTCACGGTGGATACGGACTTCACGCTTGGTGGGATGGACATTCACATCTACCCGCGCGGGATCGGTTTCAAAATAGAGCACAAAAGGCGGAAACATCCCCCTGGCTACGGTGGGGCCATACCCATCGATGAGCGCCTTCGAGATGCTCCGGGAGCGGATAGGCCGGCCGTTCATAACGATGTACTGATTGATGCCGGATGCGCGGGCCGATTCCGGTTTCCCGATGAAGCCGCTTATCTCCGTGCCTTCAGTACTCACCTTAAGCGGGACCATGAGGTCGGCAAGCGTCTCGCCGAAAATATAAGGCAGCATTTCTTCACGGCTGCTGCAGCCGCGATACGAGAAAACTTCCCTCCCATCGGAAATGAGGGTCAGGGAGAGACCGTGCGCCGCCACAGCATAATCGTAGAGGATAGCCCGCACATGCTTGAGCTCTGTGGCTTCTGCTCCAAGAAATTTCCGCCGCGCCGGGAGATTGTAAAACAGGTTCTTGACTTCCACATCCGTTCCGGTGTCACGGCCTATGTCGGAGACCTGCTTGAGGACTCCCCCGTCTATAACAAGCCGCGTCCCGAACGTATCCCCTTCTCTCCGGGTGTCGATAACCGCCCGCGAAACAGAAATAATGGAAGGGAGCGCCTCGCCCCGGAAACCGAGTGTGAGGATGTTCTCGATGTCCTCCACACTCTCGATTTTTGAGGTGGCGTGACGTTCGATGGCGAGAAGGGCGTCATCGCGGCCCATCCCCTCCCCGTCATCGGATACCCGGATCAGCCGTTTCCCGCCGTCCTCGATTTCAACGACAATGGTCGAGGCGCCGG harbors:
- the mutL gene encoding DNA mismatch repair endonuclease MutL, whose product is MAKVKVLPDIVANKIAAGEVVERPASVVKELVENAVDAGASTIVVEIEDGGKRLIRVSDDGEGMGRDDALLAIERHATSKIESVEDIENILTLGFRGEALPSIISVSRAVIDTRREGDTFGTRLVIDGGVLKQVSDIGRDTGTDVEVKNLFYNLPARRKFLGAEATELKHVRAILYDYAVAAHGLSLTLISDGREVFSYRGCSSREEMLPYIFGETLADLMVPLKVSTEGTEISGFIGKPESARASGINQYIVMNGRPIRSRSISKALIDGYGPTVARGMFPPFVLYFETDPARVDVNVHPTKREVRIHREFPLLQALKEAVAEVIQSMAAAPDLAETRWPFSDYRQKVTPVTMYNPPPDHWQDDIPRIPEKSSGGQTGMEFPAAVREPERDSFAPGLRESVQSYEAPSFWQLKDRYIVSTIKEGAIIIDQHVAHERILYEETLDRIQGKQAPAQQLLFPLTLDFSGADFDVLAQMIPFLNQIGFGVREFGERSVIVDAIPSGMTEFGEGRIFSEFIEEMRIHGKITSGYMDKFAAAVACRSAIKAGKSLNQAEMQYLVDRLFAARSPFVCPHGRPTVVKLTLDELDRRFGR
- the miaA gene encoding tRNA (adenosine(37)-N6)-dimethylallyltransferase MiaA, producing the protein MNHKVLIIAGPTASGKKEFALRAAERFNGEIVSADSRKVYRYLDIGTAKPSREERERIPHHLIGIIEPDEPFSAGEWVRRASGAVSGILERGKLPIISGGTGFYIEAFMQGLSEGISVDAELRNELARELAEYGGDALYNKLEQVDPVRAAELHVHDTFRVLRSLEIFYSTGQVYSELRKNAKITGGEYDYFSVGIALGRPVLYRRINERVDRMVKAGLLDELSAILARGYARGLPSLDTVGYKEWFPYLDGADSFENC